GAACATTGATGGCACCTTGGACATGTCCTTCAGCATACTCACCTGGGGTACGAACATCAACAATGAGCATATCCTGCTTCTCCTGCATCATGGAGAAGGCAGTTTCAGCAGAAATCTTTTCATATGTGCCACTCTCTGGCTGTCTTGTTTTCCAAATTACTCCACCTACCAAGGCAAGGAGGATAAGGACTATAATTAATATCTTACTCATTTACTAGGTTCTCCTATATCCAAGATGGCGAAAACGAATCGAAGCGTCAAGACAAAGCAAGAGCCGGAAGGAATATTCCCTCCGGCCCCATTTGTTGGTCTCTGAGATTACTCTTCTGAGATTTCCTCTTCCAGAAGCTCGTCAAGATAGGAGAGCAATACCTCTGCCTTGATCAGATCCGCTTCAGCACTGGCCTTATCCAGTTCAAACTGTCGTTCCAGTTCCTCCGCCTGTTGCTTATAAGCATCCTTGAGATTCTTCACTGGATAGGAGGCAAGGACATAGACCGTCCCATCAGGAGCATTGTAATACTCTTCAATGGATACACCACGCAAGGCGATACTCACCGTCTGTACACTCAGATTCTGGAGTACTTCCAACATTTGCTTGGTCCTCAAGACCTCCCCGGACTCCTCAACAAAGGTGACCAGAGCGTTATCCACGCTGGTGGATGCCCATCTACCGATCGCATCGCGTGCTGCTGACTCGGCTCGCATCTTGCTGAGTTGGGCAGTTGATTGCTTTGCCGAGCCCACCTCATAGTGCAATGAACGGGAGCTCTTGGGAGGATGCGTTGTCCAGTACGGAGAGCCATCTGCATTGGCTTTTGGGGTTATCGCGCACGATGATACAAGCAGAATGCACAGAAGACTCACCAACATGATTCGTTTCATAGCAATGTTCCTTATTCCAGACTGGCAGCAAGACTCCAGTAGGTATCGGTTTCCTTTTCATAGTAACGAGCTATGATGGCAAACCCCTTGAGCAAGCCACGCTGAGCCTGGTAGAGCGAGCGCTCCATTAGCTCGTTCTTTGTGGTCACGTTCTCGATTGAATAGGCATGTTCTGTCTTCAGATCGAGAAGATTCTGAGCAGCGGCAAAATCCGCCGCCTCCAATGAATTGTTAAGGAAGTAATGGCGTTTAGCTGACCCAATACCAAACCGATACCCTTCCCTCTTGGGGTAGACAGCAAGCCAAGTCGGCTTACCCTCCTTGTTGTACTCACTCTCGTATATACGGTCTTCCCCATCCTCCTGGGTATTCTCCACGATTACGACAGCACCGGCTTCGGGATCGAAATGGACTTCCAGGATTGCAAGTTGGTTGATGGTCTCGGCCATGGCTGTATCGTCAAAGAAGGCTGCTTCATCCTTTGCAAAGGACTGCAAACCCTTGTCTGAACGATAGGAAGTAACAAGCCTGCTATCCAGCGCAAGTGCCTGCTTGATATGTATGGATCTTGCCGCAGATAGGATTGCCTCACTCACCATTCTCTCTTGGGTGGAATATGGCCCAGAGAGCCCCACATACACATTGGAGGAATATTTGCTCACATCCAGACGGGAAAGAGCATCCTCCTCTGCGCTGGGGACTTTGGTGGTGGTGCAAGCTGAGACAAGCATCACCACCAGCAAACTGATGGCCACTACATATTTGAGTACCGACAAACTCAGTTAGCTCCCTTCAACAAGTTGGCGAATGCTTCTTTCATCTTGGTGTTGGCTGCCTCAGCTGCCTCACTCTCGACAAAAGCCTCTGCAACAGCTTCTGAGGCTGGTTCAAAGTTCTGCTCGATATTGGCAATGGGAATTGAGCAAAGTACCCATACCCCATTCTCGGCATCGACCCAGACTTCTTCTGTACTTACACCTGAGAGGGTTGCCTCTGCTACCTGCTGGCTGATCACTTCCATTGCATCAAGAGCCTGACGATTGTCGCCGCTACCGGCATCGTTGATGTAGGTGACCACTACTTCCTTGACCTGAGTACTGATCCAAGCGGCAATCTTGTTCTTCGCTTCAACGGTCGCGCGTTTGATTGAGTTCTGTTTGTCACTC
The sequence above is drawn from the uncultured Sphaerochaeta sp. genome and encodes:
- a CDS encoding rhodanese-like domain-containing protein — encoded protein: MSKILIIVLILLALVGGVIWKTRQPESGTYEKISAETAFSMMQEKQDMLIVDVRTPGEYAEGHVQGAINVPLQSIEAGDLSLLPDRDQTLLIYCRSGSRSASASKSLVRHGYASVYDFGGIINWPYGTVR